A window of Ananas comosus cultivar F153 linkage group 4, ASM154086v1, whole genome shotgun sequence contains these coding sequences:
- the LOC109709630 gene encoding hemiasterlin resistant protein 1, producing the protein MARRSSGGRSAPRAAPRAAPVRNPPQPARQAPPPAPAQGGGSILGGIGSTIAQGMAFGTGSAMAHRAVDAVMGPRTIQHETVATEATAAAATPMGNAVGSDACGLHSKAFQDCVNNFGSDISKCQFYLDMLNECRRGSSAVLNA; encoded by the exons ATGGCTCGCCGAAGCTCCGGAG GAAGGTCGGCACCTCGTGCTGCTCCACGGGCCGCTCCAGTAAGAAACCCACCTCAACCAG CTCGTCAGGCCCCACCTCCAGCTCCTGCTCAGGGTGGTGGATCTATTCTCGGAGGAATTGGATCCACAATTGCTCAAG GCATGGCTTTTGGTACGGGTAGTGCTATGGCACACCGGGCCGTTGATGCTGTTATGGGCCCCCGAACCATTCAACATGAGACTGTAGCCACTGAAGCTACTGCTGCTGCAGCTACCCCTATGGGTAATGCTGTTGGGTCTGATGCTTGCGGCCTCCACTCAAAGGCCTTTCAAGAT TGCGTTAACAACTTTGGTAGCGACATCAGCAAGTGCCAGTTTTATTTGGACATGTTGAACGAGTGCCGCCGTGGATCCAGTGCCGTGCTGAATGCTTAA
- the LOC109708771 gene encoding exonuclease 1-like, producing the protein MGIQGLLPQLRSIMAPIHVKEMRGQSVAVDTYSWLHKGALSCASNLCKSLPTSRHIDYCMHRVNLLRHYGVKPILIFDGGLLPIKIDQETKRARVRKENLERAMEHEAAGNSAAAFECYQKAVDITPSIAFQLIQVLKQEKVDYIVAPYEADAQMTFLSINKLVDAVITEDSDLIPFGCSRIIFKMDKFGQGVEFRSSKLGQNKELDFAGFSKQMVLQMCILSGCDYLQSLPGMGLKRAHALIQKLKSCDKVIKHLRYGGIYVPPLYEENFKKAIQAFQHQRVYDPAKDDIVHLSDIPHDIGEDLDFLGPWLPQDVVKGIAEGYIDPFSKMPFEENVTGTASVVDQNCSAREFSIAGGGKRPSLPVQKNVLTNYFCLASTEARRKFRAPKIMPKQSTTIESSSLSSENEESDSPVSAEDNVTIPSQDLTMEAEISFEGRNHVGPNLDGRVHEFSKPFLASLKAIPNSLTFKGLASLEMRRKFRAPNIMPKESATDEPPLCSSGNEDSDSPGSTKDDVTVPMDTKQDFLLSAGDGAIALPSQDCVSIDLEMEAKFSDERNLLGLNMDGQEHQISKPFLASHKENDSSAKDSKESNEISTDRKVIVRSAYFKHKLSDENDQENPSEGPLKKRENSYVDGDFPMSRDAPMGNIPHRSIIKKRKLGDVRKIPTETRQLKSMQKRSAICVEG; encoded by the exons ATGGGGATTCAGGGGCTTCTTCCTCAGCTGAGGTCGATCATGGCGCCGATCCACGTGAAGGAGATGAGGGGGCAGAGTGTTGCGGTGGACACCTACTCGTGGCTCCACAAGGGCGCCCTCTCCTGCGCCTCCAACCTCTGCAAGAGCCTCCCCACCTCCAG GCATATCGACTACTGCATGCATAGAGTAAATTTATTACGTCATTATGGTGTCAAACCCATTCTTATATTTGATGGAGGGCTTCTACCAATCAAGATCGATCAAGAGACAAAGCGTGCAAG AGTGAGAAAGGAAAATCTTGAGCGTGCTATGGAACACGAAGCTGCTGGCAATTCAGCTGCTGCCTTTGAGTGCTACCAGAAAGCTGTAGATATTACACCTTCAATTGCATTTCAATTAATCCAG GTATTGAAGCAGGAAAAAGTTGACTATATTGTGGCACCTTATGAGGCTGATGCACAAATGACATTCTTGTCCATAAACAAGCTAGTTGATGCAGTAATTACTGAGGACTCTGATTTAATACCATTTGGCTGTTCTAGA ATTATCTTCAAGATGGACAAATTTGGGCAGGGAGTTGAATTCCGGAGTTCAAAGTTAGGGCAAAATAAGGAGCTTGACTTTGCTGGATTCAGTAAACAAATGGTGCTTCAGATGTGTATTCTTAGCGGCTGCGATTACCTACAGTCATTGCCTGGCATGGGCTTAAAAAGAGCTCATGCACTCATCCAAAAGCTTAAGAGCTGTGATAAA GTAATCAAGCACCTGAGGTATGGTGGCATATATGTCCCACCTCTTTATGAAGAAAATTTCAAGAAAGCAATTCAAGCATTTCAGCATCAAAGAGTCTATGATCCTGCAAAAGATGACATAGTGCATCTATCCGACATTCCTCACGACATTGGTGAAGATTTGGATTTTCTGGGCCC ATGGTTGCCACAAGATGTAGTCAAAGGCATAGCTGAAGGTTATATTGATCCATTTTCAAAGATGCCATTTGAG GAGAATGTAACGGGAACTGCATCAGTTGTTGATCAAAATTGCTCAGCTAGAGAGTTCAGTATTGCAGGCGGAGGAAAAAGGCCAAGTTTGCCTGTGCAGAAAAATGTGTTAACAAATTACTTCT GCCTAGCGTCAACCGAAGCACGGCGGAAATTCAGAGCCCCAAAAATCATGCCTAAGCAATCAACTACAATAGAATCGTCTTCGCTTAGCTCTGAAAATGAAGAATCTGATTCACCTGTCTCAGCTGAAGATAATGTTACCATTCCTTCACAGGATTTAACA ATGGAGGCTGAAATTTCTTTTGAAGGGAGGAATCACGTTGGACCAAACTTAGACG GGCGAGTGCATGAATTTTCAAAACCATTTTTAGCATCACTTAAAGCAATCCCCAATTCCTTAACGTTCAAAGGCCTAGCATCGCTTGAAATGAGGCGGAAATTCAGAGCCCCCAACATCATGCCTAAGGAATCAGCTACAGATGAACCGCCATTGTGTAGCTCTGGAAATGAAGACTCCGATTCACCTGGTTCAACTAAAGATGATGTTACTGTTCCTATGGACACAAAACAAGATTTCTTGCTCAGTGCAGGAGATGGTGCTATCGCTCTTCCTTCACAGGATTGTGTTAGCATTGATTTGGAA ATGGAAGCTAAGTTTTCTGATGAAAGGAATCTACTTGGATTAAACATGGATG GACAGGAGCATCAAATTTCTAAACCATTTCTAGCATCACATAAGGAAAACGACAGCTCTGCAaaagatagtaaagaaagcAATGAGATTTCAACAGATAGAAAAGTCATTGTAAGAAGCGCGTACTTCAAGCATAAGTTATCAGATGAGAATGATCAGGAAAATCCAAGTGAAGGGcccttaaaaaaaagagagaacagTTATGTCGATGGCGATTTCCCTATGTCGAGAGATGCCCCTATGGGGAATATCCCCCATAGAAGTATCATCAAAAAGAGAAAACTGGGTGATGTTCGTAAGATACCTACT GAAACTAGACAGTTGAAGAGTATGCAGAAAAGGTCAGCCATTTGTGTGGAAG GATAG